A window of Vibrio ishigakensis contains these coding sequences:
- the nadB gene encoding L-aspartate oxidase produces MNSNTQQQCDVLVVGSGAAGLSLALRIANKAKVIVLSKSLSREGATFYAQGGIAAVFDESDTIESHVDDTLIAGAGLCEKDKVQFIAENARECVQWLIDGGVPFDQEETDEESDEPRYHLTREGGHSHRRILHAADATGMAMQTSLQENVLNHPNITVLERHNAVDLITEDKIKEGGNAKKIVGAYIWNRDSEHVETVAAKFVVLATGGASKVYQYTSNPDVSSGDGIAMAWRAGCRVANLEFNQFHPTCLYHPEARNFLLTEALRGEGAYLRRPDGTRFMPDFDEREELAPRDIVARAIDFEMKRLGADCMYLDITHKSPEFIMKHFPTIYMRLQDLGLDMTKEQIPIVPAAHYTCGGVMVNTKGETDVERLYAIGEVSYTGLHGANRMASNSLLECVVYAWAAAKSIMQEIDAADMPGELPNWDESQVCNSDEEVVLQHNWHELRLFMWDYMGIVRTDKRLERALRRIQLLQQEVHDYYSNFRVSNNLLELRNLLQVAELMVKSAMERKESRGLHYTLDYPDTLPEAKPTILEP; encoded by the coding sequence ATGAATTCAAATACTCAGCAACAGTGCGATGTTCTGGTTGTAGGCAGTGGCGCGGCTGGCCTGTCTCTGGCACTTCGTATCGCCAATAAGGCAAAGGTAATAGTACTCAGCAAGAGCCTGAGTCGTGAGGGCGCGACCTTCTATGCCCAAGGTGGTATAGCGGCCGTTTTTGACGAGAGCGACACTATTGAGTCGCACGTAGATGATACCTTGATTGCTGGTGCTGGCCTTTGTGAAAAAGATAAGGTTCAGTTTATTGCAGAAAACGCACGTGAATGTGTGCAATGGCTCATCGACGGCGGTGTTCCTTTCGATCAGGAAGAAACAGATGAAGAGAGCGATGAACCTCGCTACCACCTGACCCGTGAAGGCGGTCATAGTCACAGACGTATCCTGCACGCTGCCGATGCAACCGGCATGGCGATGCAAACTTCTCTGCAAGAAAACGTACTCAACCATCCGAACATCACTGTTCTTGAACGCCACAATGCAGTCGACCTGATCACTGAAGACAAGATAAAAGAAGGCGGCAATGCCAAAAAGATCGTCGGCGCTTATATCTGGAACCGTGATTCCGAACACGTAGAGACAGTAGCTGCGAAATTCGTTGTTCTGGCAACGGGCGGTGCGTCTAAGGTGTATCAATACACCAGTAACCCAGATGTATCCTCTGGTGACGGTATTGCGATGGCATGGCGTGCAGGTTGCCGTGTAGCTAACCTGGAATTTAACCAGTTTCACCCTACTTGCCTGTACCACCCAGAGGCTCGTAACTTCCTTCTAACAGAGGCACTGCGTGGTGAAGGCGCTTACCTACGTCGTCCAGACGGCACACGCTTTATGCCGGACTTCGATGAACGTGAAGAACTGGCACCGCGTGATATCGTGGCACGCGCCATCGACTTTGAGATGAAGCGATTGGGTGCAGACTGCATGTACCTGGACATCACTCACAAGTCTCCAGAATTTATCATGAAGCATTTCCCAACCATCTATATGCGTCTACAAGACCTTGGTTTGGACATGACTAAAGAGCAGATCCCTATCGTACCTGCCGCTCACTACACCTGTGGTGGTGTCATGGTGAACACAAAGGGTGAGACGGATGTTGAGCGTCTGTATGCCATCGGTGAGGTAAGCTACACAGGTCTGCACGGTGCAAACCGCATGGCTTCAAACTCACTGCTAGAGTGCGTGGTTTATGCATGGGCGGCAGCTAAAAGCATCATGCAAGAAATCGATGCGGCCGATATGCCAGGCGAACTTCCAAACTGGGATGAAAGCCAGGTATGTAACTCAGATGAAGAGGTAGTGCTGCAACACAATTGGCACGAACTGCGTCTATTTATGTGGGACTACATGGGTATCGTGCGCACCGATAAGCGCCTTGAGCGTGCACTTCGTCGTATTCAGCTGCTTCAGCAAGAGGTACACGACTACTACAGCAACTTCCGCGTATCCAACAACCTGCTTGAATTGCGTAACCTACTTCAGGTGGCTGAGCTTATGGTGAAAAGCGCCATGGAGCGCAAAGAGAGCCGTGGCCTACATTACACCTTGGATTATCCGGACACCTTACCAGAGGCAAAACCGACCATCCTAGAACCATAA
- a CDS encoding DUF1107 domain-containing protein produces MRLFKRYIPSLIAKHISRLFKGRIYIYGIGKFEFDQGKLILPHHAEERHFKAVKEVNVEIKRLRECYV; encoded by the coding sequence ATGAGACTGTTTAAGCGTTATATTCCATCTTTGATTGCCAAGCACATAAGTAGATTGTTCAAGGGACGAATTTATATCTACGGCATTGGTAAGTTCGAATTTGACCAGGGTAAACTGATCTTGCCTCACCACGCTGAGGAGCGTCACTTCAAAGCAGTAAAAGAAGTAAACGTAGAGATCAAACGACTTAGAGAATGTTACGTGTAA
- the rpoE gene encoding RNA polymerase sigma factor RpoE produces the protein MNEQLTDQVLIERIQNGDKQAFNLLVVKYQNKVCNLISRYVNNPSDVADVAQEAFIKAYRAIPNFRGESAFYTWLYRIAVNTAKNHIVAQGRRPPATDVDAEDAEYYETGNALKEISNPENLALSKELKQVVFDAIEALPEDLKTAMTLRELDGLSYEEIAAVMECPVGTVRSRIFRAREAVEKKMKPLLQR, from the coding sequence ATGAACGAGCAGTTGACCGATCAGGTTCTGATTGAGCGCATTCAAAATGGGGACAAACAGGCATTTAACCTGCTGGTGGTCAAGTACCAGAATAAAGTATGTAACTTGATCTCCCGATACGTGAATAACCCGAGTGATGTGGCGGATGTAGCCCAAGAAGCTTTTATAAAGGCATACCGAGCTATCCCAAACTTTCGTGGAGAGAGTGCCTTTTACACTTGGCTTTACCGTATCGCCGTAAACACGGCCAAGAACCATATTGTTGCTCAAGGGCGCAGACCTCCTGCTACCGACGTAGATGCGGAAGACGCTGAATACTACGAAACAGGAAATGCGCTCAAAGAAATTTCGAACCCAGAGAATTTGGCATTGTCGAAAGAATTGAAGCAGGTGGTATTTGATGCGATCGAAGCACTACCTGAAGACTTGAAAACGGCGATGACGTTACGTGAATTGGATGGCCTCAGTTATGAGGAAATAGCGGCTGTAATGGAATGCCCCGTTGGGACAGTACGCTCCAGAATTTTCCGTGCGCGTGAAGCGGTAGAAAAGAAGATGAAACCGCTTCTGCAACGATAG
- the rnc gene encoding ribonuclease III has translation MNSQLSRLEKSIGYKFENLAHLQLALTHRSANSKHNERLEFLGDSILSFVITDDLYHRFPQVNEGDMSRMRATLVRGKTLAELAREFELGDYLKLGPGELKSGGFRRESILADAVEAIIGAVYLDSDTETVRKMVLGWYKTRLEEIKPGVSQKDPKTRLQEFLQGRRKPLPSYEVTRIKGEAHNQEFTVMCAVTGIDQPVKGVGTSRRKAEQAAAELALEKLTNV, from the coding sequence ATGAATTCTCAACTATCAAGACTAGAGAAGAGCATAGGTTACAAGTTTGAGAACCTTGCTCATCTTCAATTGGCACTCACTCATAGGAGTGCCAATAGTAAGCATAATGAGCGACTAGAGTTTCTGGGCGATTCAATTTTAAGTTTTGTTATCACCGACGACTTGTACCATCGTTTTCCTCAGGTAAACGAAGGGGATATGAGCCGTATGCGTGCGACCCTAGTCCGAGGTAAAACCTTGGCTGAGCTTGCGCGTGAGTTCGAGTTAGGTGACTACTTAAAATTAGGTCCAGGTGAGTTGAAGAGCGGCGGTTTCCGTCGTGAATCTATCTTGGCGGATGCAGTTGAAGCCATCATAGGTGCGGTTTACCTAGACAGTGACACAGAAACAGTTCGCAAGATGGTACTGGGTTGGTATAAGACACGCCTCGAGGAGATCAAGCCTGGCGTATCTCAAAAAGACCCTAAGACTCGTCTTCAAGAATTCCTGCAAGGACGCCGTAAGCCACTTCCTAGCTATGAAGTGACTAGAATTAAGGGTGAGGCTCATAACCAAGAGTTCACCGTTATGTGTGCAGTAACGGGTATCGATCAGCCAGTAAAAGGCGTGGGTACTAGCCGTCGTAAGGCGGAACAAGCAGCAGCTGAACTTGCATTGGAGAAACTAACGAATGTCTAA
- the lepB gene encoding signal peptidase I has translation MANTFSLILVIVTLVTGIVYAFEKLKWGKQRQAKVAEVEAQTNELDEQTKAKITAQPWWIENSVSIFPVIAFVLVLRSFIYEPFQIPSGSMMPTLLVGDFILVEKYSYGLKDPVFRSQLIETGKPERGDIAVFKFPPQPNIDYIKRVIGLPGDTVRYSRDKQLCVKPKGESRCNPVPLTNYAESEFVQNNIPMIRLDESLGEHQHQILINPLRQDNVAAYQPRSGVNEWVVPEGHYFMMGDNRDNSADSRYWGFVPEANLVGKAVGIWISFEFERGQDSILPSWIPTGVRFNRIGGIE, from the coding sequence ATGGCTAACACGTTTTCTCTAATCCTAGTCATCGTGACTCTTGTGACTGGTATTGTTTACGCCTTTGAAAAACTAAAATGGGGCAAGCAGCGTCAAGCCAAGGTTGCTGAAGTCGAGGCTCAAACCAATGAGTTGGATGAGCAAACCAAGGCAAAGATCACTGCTCAGCCATGGTGGATCGAGAACAGTGTTTCTATCTTCCCTGTAATTGCTTTCGTTCTGGTGCTTCGTTCATTTATTTATGAACCATTCCAGATCCCGTCTGGCTCTATGATGCCAACTCTGCTAGTGGGTGATTTCATCCTAGTTGAGAAGTATTCATACGGCCTGAAAGACCCTGTATTTCGTTCTCAGTTGATAGAGACAGGTAAGCCTGAGCGCGGTGATATCGCGGTGTTTAAGTTCCCACCTCAGCCAAATATTGACTACATTAAACGTGTTATTGGTCTGCCGGGTGATACGGTGCGTTACAGCCGTGACAAGCAACTGTGTGTGAAGCCAAAGGGTGAGAGTCGCTGTAATCCAGTGCCTCTGACTAATTATGCAGAGAGCGAATTTGTTCAAAACAACATTCCGATGATTCGTCTAGACGAGAGCCTAGGTGAGCATCAACACCAGATTTTGATCAACCCACTTCGTCAGGACAATGTGGCGGCGTATCAGCCTCGCTCTGGCGTGAATGAATGGGTTGTTCCTGAAGGTCATTACTTCATGATGGGCGATAACCGTGATAACAGCGCAGACAGCCGTTATTGGGGCTTCGTACCTGAAGCCAACTTGGTTGGCAAAGCGGTAGGTATCTGGATCAGTTTCGAGTTTGAGCGTGGTCAAGACAGCATCCTACCATCTTGGATCCCGACAGGGGTTCGTTTTAACCGCATTGGCGGTATTGAGTAA
- the ygfZ gene encoding tRNA-modifying protein YgfZ yields MNLPALAWTELNQWKAITVTGDDKKSYLQGQVTCDLVTLDLGSSTLGAHCDAKGKMWSIFRLFNHAEGYALWQPASGIDTAFTELKKYSVFSKVEMNISDAVSLGVLGEKAETFIDTLSESRDSVRAIEGGSAVKVDDQRWLLLVDSNTAEQLKAKLTDTEQLDAGIWDGLDIAQGIPRIEAKDQSQHIPQNLNLQALGGVSFEKGCYTGQETVARAKYRGMNKRVMRIISGTAQGDSFEFERQVGENWRGAGEALAHYVAEDGTAMALIVVNKDLEDETKLRLKEAPENIWKLEPLPYALDD; encoded by the coding sequence ATGAACCTACCCGCTTTAGCATGGACAGAGCTCAACCAATGGAAAGCCATCACAGTAACTGGCGACGATAAGAAGAGCTATCTTCAAGGCCAAGTTACCTGTGACTTAGTAACCTTAGACCTAGGCTCCTCAACCCTAGGTGCTCACTGCGATGCTAAAGGAAAGATGTGGAGCATCTTCCGTCTATTTAATCACGCTGAAGGCTATGCCCTTTGGCAGCCTGCCTCAGGTATAGATACCGCATTTACAGAGCTAAAGAAGTATTCTGTGTTCTCTAAGGTAGAGATGAACATCAGTGATGCAGTCAGCTTGGGTGTTCTGGGTGAAAAAGCAGAAACCTTTATCGACACCTTAAGTGAGAGCCGAGATTCAGTGCGCGCTATCGAAGGTGGTTCAGCGGTTAAAGTCGATGACCAGCGTTGGCTCCTGCTTGTTGATAGCAACACAGCAGAGCAGCTCAAAGCCAAACTGACAGATACTGAACAACTGGACGCTGGTATCTGGGACGGTCTGGATATCGCGCAAGGCATCCCTCGCATTGAAGCCAAAGATCAAAGTCAGCACATTCCGCAAAACCTGAACCTACAAGCTCTAGGTGGGGTTAGCTTTGAGAAAGGCTGCTACACAGGCCAAGAAACCGTGGCTCGCGCTAAGTACCGTGGTATGAATAAGCGAGTCATGCGCATCATCTCAGGTACGGCACAGGGTGATAGTTTTGAGTTTGAACGTCAGGTAGGTGAAAACTGGCGCGGCGCAGGTGAAGCGCTAGCGCACTATGTAGCCGAGGACGGTACAGCTATGGCGCTTATCGTGGTTAACAAAGACCTAGAGGACGAGACCAAACTTCGCCTAAAAGAAGCACCCGAGAACATCTGGAAGCTTGAACCACTGCCTTACGCCCTCGATGACTGA
- a CDS encoding SoxR reducing system RseC family protein, producing MMRALAEVTSVSSDPKDSASYIVGLSCEQQTSCSGCASKSHCATGQVSKAIGNRQHAWSMSTTVKLSVGDVVEIGLPEKELLSIASIVYLVPLLGLFIGAAIGAYISNLAFDGVEWPSIVLGALGALISGLIIKARLRYSQADQRVTLVRTLGQPLEIK from the coding sequence ATGATGCGAGCACTGGCTGAGGTGACTAGCGTGTCATCCGACCCAAAAGACTCTGCGAGTTACATCGTGGGGCTTTCTTGTGAGCAGCAAACCTCATGCAGTGGCTGCGCTTCCAAATCTCACTGCGCTACGGGTCAAGTTTCGAAGGCAATCGGCAACCGCCAACATGCTTGGAGCATGAGTACCACAGTAAAGCTTTCTGTTGGGGATGTCGTTGAGATTGGACTGCCTGAGAAAGAACTACTCTCGATTGCCTCTATTGTTTATCTAGTGCCTCTATTGGGTTTGTTCATTGGTGCTGCTATCGGCGCCTATATCTCTAATCTTGCTTTTGACGGAGTTGAGTGGCCTAGCATCGTACTCGGTGCTCTGGGTGCACTAATCAGTGGCCTTATCATTAAGGCTCGCCTTCGCTATAGCCAAGCGGACCAAAGGGTTACGCTAGTACGCACATTGGGTCAACCTTTAGAAATAAAATGA
- a CDS encoding FAD assembly factor SdhE, with protein MFTVEDKARIKWACRRGMLELDVVIMPFFEECFEGLTEQEQRDFVSLLECDDPDLFTWVMGHGRSENLALASMVDKVVAHNMSKVR; from the coding sequence ATGTTTACAGTTGAGGATAAAGCACGTATCAAGTGGGCATGCCGTCGTGGAATGCTAGAGCTAGATGTGGTTATCATGCCTTTTTTCGAAGAGTGCTTCGAAGGTTTGACGGAACAGGAACAGAGAGATTTTGTATCCCTACTAGAATGCGATGACCCAGACCTATTTACTTGGGTAATGGGCCACGGTCGCAGTGAGAACTTAGCCCTTGCCTCTATGGTAGATAAGGTGGTTGCTCACAATATGAGTAAGGTTAGATAA
- a CDS encoding aminoacyl-tRNA deacylase — MTDTSVTQYLDQQGVSYTLLPHKTPAVSIEDAARQRGISPSIMLKTMLLRDMGGLMFVACVPGDQQVDPKKVRAHFECRRVTCVGFEEVQSITGYKPGTLTPFHLSRDIQVIFDRQILELPQVTISSGTDMAGVLLSTQDMLELCTPHINDIVRYK; from the coding sequence ATGACTGATACCTCAGTAACCCAATATCTAGACCAGCAGGGTGTATCTTACACCCTGCTTCCACATAAAACCCCTGCCGTTTCTATCGAAGACGCGGCTCGTCAACGCGGCATCAGCCCTAGCATCATGCTAAAGACCATGCTACTTCGAGATATGGGAGGACTGATGTTCGTCGCCTGTGTTCCCGGAGATCAGCAGGTCGACCCGAAAAAGGTCCGAGCCCACTTTGAGTGCAGACGCGTTACTTGTGTCGGTTTTGAAGAGGTGCAATCCATTACAGGTTATAAGCCTGGCACACTCACTCCTTTTCACCTTTCACGAGATATTCAAGTTATCTTTGATCGGCAGATATTAGAGTTGCCTCAAGTGACCATCAGTAGTGGAACAGACATGGCAGGTGTGCTTCTCAGCACCCAAGATATGCTTGAACTGTGCACCCCACACATCAATGACATAGTTCGTTACAAATAG
- the rseB gene encoding sigma-E factor regulatory protein RseB produces the protein MKKFLASAVALISLSLPSIASANEGASVLLDKMSEASHSLNYEMSYVLIRKSSIEPLVYRQAVDNGNQLAQLVYLSGPVREVIQRGNQVSYIEPGIDPFTIESDKMVAPLMPMLKVDVNKLKDNYDVVKVGRAREAGAATDVIRVVPKDGQRYSYIVWVEEQSGLPLRADLIDRDGEILEQYRTVSFSVTDHLVPVMKGLEKATLPEVVTLPDSQVTQVGWQATWMPQGFKSKKIQSHPLFGSNRVVESQIYTDGLFQFSIYVAPEDDFSLKRQLVRQGRRTLQSAVVDKHEVIVVGDIPPSTAQRILQSVTFQSVLVQ, from the coding sequence ATGAAAAAATTCCTGGCCAGTGCCGTTGCACTGATCAGTCTTTCCCTTCCATCCATCGCGTCGGCCAACGAAGGTGCGTCGGTGCTGTTGGATAAGATGAGTGAAGCGAGCCATTCGCTTAACTACGAGATGTCTTACGTACTGATTCGTAAGAGCAGTATCGAACCCCTTGTATATCGCCAAGCCGTAGATAACGGCAATCAACTTGCACAACTGGTGTATCTCAGTGGACCTGTCCGCGAGGTGATCCAGCGTGGCAACCAGGTGAGCTACATTGAGCCTGGCATTGACCCTTTTACCATTGAGTCTGATAAGATGGTGGCCCCTTTGATGCCTATGCTGAAGGTGGACGTTAACAAGCTCAAAGACAACTATGACGTAGTCAAGGTAGGCAGAGCACGCGAGGCTGGTGCGGCAACGGATGTTATCCGTGTGGTCCCAAAAGATGGCCAGCGTTACTCCTATATCGTCTGGGTTGAAGAACAAAGTGGATTACCACTGCGTGCTGATCTCATTGACCGTGATGGTGAAATCCTAGAGCAGTATCGTACCGTTTCTTTCTCTGTTACTGACCATCTAGTCCCTGTAATGAAAGGGCTGGAAAAAGCGACATTGCCTGAGGTGGTAACTCTGCCTGATAGTCAGGTAACACAAGTAGGCTGGCAAGCCACTTGGATGCCGCAGGGCTTTAAGAGTAAGAAGATCCAGAGTCATCCATTGTTTGGCTCAAACCGTGTAGTAGAGAGTCAAATCTATACCGATGGTCTGTTCCAATTCTCTATCTATGTTGCACCGGAAGACGATTTCTCGTTGAAGCGCCAACTTGTGCGGCAAGGCCGACGTACTCTACAAAGTGCTGTAGTCGATAAGCACGAGGTGATCGTGGTGGGCGATATCCCGCCGAGCACTGCGCAACGTATCCTACAATCTGTAACCTTCCAGTCGGTACTCGTGCAATGA
- the lepA gene encoding translation elongation factor 4, with translation MKNIRNFSIIAHIDHGKSTLSDRLIQVCGGLSDREMEAQVLDSMDLERERGITIKSQSVTLDYKAKDGETYQLNFIDTPGHVDFSYEVSRSLAACEGALLVVDAGQGVEAQTLANCYTAIEMDLEVVPILNKIDLPAADPERVSEEIEEIVGIDAMEAVRCSAKTGLGVDEVLEEIVKAIPAPEGDPDAPLQALIIDSWFDNYLGVVSLVRIKNGVLKKNDKIKVMSTGQVWGVDRLGIFTPKQVDTTELNTGEVGWVVCGIKDILGAPVGDTLTLAKGGCEEALPGFKKVKPQVYAGLFPVSSDDYESFRDALGKLSLNDASLFYEPENSAALGFGFRCGFLGMLHMEVIQERLEREYDLDLITTAPTVVYEVAKTNGEILYVDSPAKLPAVNDLEEIREPIARCNILVPSDYLGNVITLCVEKRGVQVDMVYHGNQVALTYDIPMAEVVLDFFDRLKSTSRGYASLDYNFQRYDASNMVRVDVLLNGDTVDALAIITHKDQAQSRGRLLVEKMKEFIPRQMFDIAIQAAIGNHIIARSTVKQLRKNVIAKCYGGDVSRKKKLLKKQKEGKKRMKQIGNVELPQEAFLAILHVGKD, from the coding sequence ATGAAGAACATTCGTAACTTTTCTATTATTGCCCACATTGACCATGGTAAATCCACTCTATCGGATCGTCTGATCCAGGTATGTGGTGGCCTTAGTGACCGCGAAATGGAAGCGCAAGTTCTTGATTCTATGGATCTTGAAAGAGAGCGCGGTATCACCATCAAGTCACAGAGTGTGACTTTGGACTACAAAGCGAAAGATGGGGAAACCTATCAGCTAAACTTCATCGACACCCCAGGACACGTGGATTTCTCTTATGAGGTTTCTCGTTCTCTTGCTGCGTGTGAAGGTGCACTGCTAGTAGTAGACGCAGGTCAGGGTGTAGAAGCTCAGACGCTAGCGAACTGCTATACGGCTATCGAGATGGATCTAGAGGTTGTGCCAATTCTAAACAAGATTGACCTGCCTGCCGCTGATCCAGAGCGTGTATCTGAAGAAATCGAAGAGATCGTTGGTATTGATGCGATGGAAGCTGTTCGCTGTTCGGCGAAGACAGGCCTTGGCGTTGATGAGGTGTTGGAAGAAATCGTGAAGGCGATCCCTGCACCAGAAGGTGATCCTGATGCTCCTCTACAAGCACTAATTATCGACTCTTGGTTCGATAACTACCTAGGTGTTGTTTCTCTTGTGCGTATTAAAAATGGCGTATTGAAGAAGAACGACAAGATCAAGGTAATGAGTACCGGCCAAGTGTGGGGTGTAGACCGTCTAGGTATCTTTACTCCAAAACAAGTAGACACCACTGAACTGAATACCGGCGAAGTAGGCTGGGTAGTATGTGGTATTAAAGACATCCTAGGTGCACCAGTAGGTGATACCTTGACCCTAGCTAAGGGGGGTTGTGAGGAAGCTCTACCAGGCTTCAAAAAAGTGAAACCTCAGGTTTATGCAGGTCTATTCCCTGTATCTTCTGATGACTATGAAAGCTTCCGTGATGCGCTAGGTAAACTGAGCCTGAACGATGCGTCTCTGTTCTACGAGCCAGAGAACTCGGCAGCACTTGGTTTTGGTTTCCGTTGTGGCTTCCTTGGTATGCTTCATATGGAGGTTATCCAGGAGCGTCTAGAGCGTGAATACGACCTTGACCTAATCACCACAGCGCCAACCGTAGTGTACGAAGTAGCTAAGACTAACGGCGAAATCCTATATGTGGATAGCCCAGCGAAGCTTCCAGCGGTCAATGATCTAGAAGAAATCCGTGAGCCTATCGCTCGCTGTAACATCCTAGTACCTTCTGACTACCTTGGTAACGTAATTACCTTGTGTGTTGAGAAGCGTGGTGTTCAGGTTGACATGGTTTATCACGGCAATCAGGTTGCTCTGACTTACGATATTCCTATGGCAGAGGTAGTTCTAGACTTCTTCGACCGATTGAAATCGACCTCTCGAGGCTACGCATCACTGGATTACAACTTCCAGCGTTATGACGCGTCGAACATGGTACGTGTAGATGTATTGCTTAACGGCGACACCGTAGATGCACTGGCAATCATCACTCACAAAGACCAAGCGCAAAGCCGCGGCCGTCTACTGGTTGAGAAGATGAAGGAGTTCATTCCTCGTCAGATGTTTGATATCGCGATTCAAGCGGCGATCGGTAACCACATCATCGCACGCTCAACGGTTAAGCAGCTGCGTAAGAACGTAATCGCTAAATGTTATGGCGGTGACGTGAGCCGTAAGAAGAAGCTTCTGAAGAAGCAGAAAGAAGGTAAAAAGCGCATGAAGCAGATCGGTAACGTTGAGCTTCCGCAAGAAGCTTTCCTAGCGATTCTTCATGTTGGCAAAGATTAA
- the era gene encoding GTPase Era translates to MSNHDNSEEQEFDLDAYFASHNQEQATSEENQHCGFIAIVGRPNVGKSTLLNHILGQKISITSRKPQTTRHRIMGVDTDGDYQAIFVDTPGLHIEEKRAINRLMNRAANSTLSDVNLVFFLVDGTHWTADDEMVLNKLKAANFPVVLCVNKVDQVKDRNLVMTHMQDMSEKMDFVDMVPISAKQGKNIDVLRKHVREHLPKAIHHFPEEYVTDRSQRFMASEIVREKLMRFTGDELPYSVTVEIERFDYNPDTDGFHINALILVERTGQKKMVIGKGGDKIKTIGREARLDMEELFGRKVYLETWVKVKSGWADDERALRSLGYMDDL, encoded by the coding sequence ATGTCTAATCACGATAACTCAGAAGAGCAAGAGTTCGATCTAGACGCCTATTTTGCGTCTCACAATCAAGAGCAAGCGACCTCTGAAGAAAACCAACATTGTGGCTTTATCGCTATAGTTGGTCGTCCAAACGTAGGTAAATCGACTCTACTGAACCATATTCTGGGTCAGAAGATCTCTATCACCTCGCGTAAGCCTCAGACCACACGTCACCGCATCATGGGTGTTGATACTGACGGTGATTATCAGGCTATCTTCGTCGATACCCCAGGTCTTCATATCGAAGAGAAGCGCGCTATCAACCGTTTGATGAACCGCGCGGCGAACAGTACATTGAGTGATGTGAATCTAGTGTTCTTCCTTGTGGATGGCACCCACTGGACGGCAGACGATGAGATGGTTCTGAATAAGCTTAAGGCTGCCAACTTCCCAGTTGTTCTGTGTGTGAATAAGGTTGATCAGGTTAAAGACCGCAATCTAGTTATGACTCATATGCAAGATATGTCTGAGAAGATGGATTTCGTGGACATGGTGCCTATCTCGGCTAAGCAAGGTAAGAATATCGATGTGCTGCGTAAGCATGTTCGCGAGCATTTGCCGAAAGCTATTCATCACTTTCCAGAAGAGTATGTGACTGACCGCTCTCAGCGCTTTATGGCTTCAGAGATCGTACGTGAGAAGTTAATGCGCTTTACTGGTGACGAACTTCCATATTCAGTAACCGTTGAGATCGAGCGTTTTGACTACAACCCAGATACAGATGGGTTCCACATCAATGCCCTGATTCTGGTTGAACGAACAGGTCAGAAGAAGATGGTTATCGGTAAGGGTGGCGATAAGATCAAAACCATCGGCCGTGAGGCTCGTCTAGATATGGAAGAGCTGTTTGGCCGTAAGGTGTACCTCGAAACCTGGGTTAAGGTTAAGTCTGGTTGGGCTGATGATGAGCGAGCGTTGCGCTCTCTGGGCTACATGGACGACCTATAA
- a CDS encoding RseA family anti-sigma factor, giving the protein MSNKENISALLDGETIDKALLADLEHDKDAQQTWQNYHLIGDVMRGDAPQSADWDIASRVALALEDEPAHSTNVKPMMEPQPTPSQAKKALPQWLTQFGQVAVAACVSFAVIVGVQQYGGSIDGNGVEQSEIPVLQTVPLAGSVEPVSLTRESVRPQAETAASDEKIAEQRRRINTILQDYELQLRLNQGSEPSTQDSEIK; this is encoded by the coding sequence ATGTCTAACAAAGAAAATATTTCTGCTCTACTCGATGGGGAGACCATCGATAAGGCCCTGCTTGCCGACCTAGAGCATGACAAGGATGCGCAGCAGACATGGCAGAATTATCATCTCATAGGTGATGTAATGCGAGGTGACGCCCCTCAATCTGCGGATTGGGATATCGCTTCTCGAGTAGCTCTTGCTCTAGAAGACGAACCAGCACACTCGACTAACGTTAAACCTATGATGGAGCCTCAGCCTACACCTTCGCAGGCTAAGAAGGCGTTGCCACAATGGCTAACCCAGTTTGGTCAAGTAGCGGTTGCTGCTTGCGTATCTTTTGCGGTTATTGTGGGCGTACAACAGTACGGTGGCAGTATTGACGGTAATGGCGTGGAGCAAAGTGAGATTCCAGTGCTTCAAACCGTTCCACTAGCAGGTAGTGTAGAGCCAGTGAGCCTGACCCGTGAGTCAGTGCGTCCTCAGGCTGAGACCGCAGCGAGCGATGAAAAAATCGCCGAACAGCGTCGTCGTATCAATACTATCTTGCAAGACTACGAACTACAGTTACGCTTGAACCAAGGTTCAGAACCATCCACACAAGATTCGGAAATCAAATGA